From one Populus alba chromosome 17, ASM523922v2, whole genome shotgun sequence genomic stretch:
- the LOC118048550 gene encoding mediator of RNA polymerase II transcription subunit 6: MATPPVLPHPPTNFEANPPPMGPTPPQQPPGTDMTGICFRDQLWLNTYPLDRNLVFDYFALSPFYDWTCNNEQLRSQSIHPLDHSHLLKMTGTEYMLSEVMEPHLFVFRKQKRDSAEKVTPMLTYYVLDGSIYQAPQLCSVFAARVGRALYYISKAFGTAASKLEKIGYVDSENEGAASESKTGKEIIDFKEVKRIDHILASLQRKLPPAPPPPSFPEGYVPQPTTEEEKGPETQQGGEPQLPPVDPIIDQGPAKRMKF, encoded by the exons ATGGCAACACCACCTGTACTACCGCATCCCCCAACTAACTTCGAAGCAAATCCTCCTCCAATGGGGCCAACACCGCCGCAGCAGCCACCAGGAACAGACATGACAGGGATATGCTTTAGGGACCAGCTTTGGCTAAACACATATCCTCTCGATCGAAACTTAGTCTTTGATTACTTTGCTTTGTCCCCTTTCTATGATTGGACTTGTAATAACGAGCAGCTTCGTTCGCAATCCATTCACCCCCTTGATCACTCCCACTTATT gaaGATGACAGGCACAGAGTATATGTTGAGTGAAGTGATGGAGccacatttgtttgtttttcgaAAACAGAAGAGGGATAGTGCAGAGAAAGTTACCCCAATGTTGACTTATTATGTGTTGGATGGGTCAATATACCAAGCACCACAGCTTTGCAGTGTGTTTGCAGCTCGAGTT GGACGGGCTTTGTATTATATATCAAAGGCTTTTGGTACTGCTGCATCAAAGTTGGAGAAGATTGGATACG TTGATTCTGAAAATGAGGGCGCTGCTTCTGAATCAAAGACTGGTAAAGAAATAATTGACTTCAAAGAAGTTAAGCGAATAGATCATATTCTTGCCTCCTTACAGCGCAAG tTACCACCAGCCCCTCCACCACCATCTTTTCCTGAAGGCTATGTACCCCAACCAACtacagaagaagagaaaggcCCCGAAACCCAACAAGGAGGAGAGCCACAACTTCCTCCTGTTGATCCGATAATTGATCAAGGTCCTGCCAAAAGAATGAAATTCTGA